In one Thermanaerovibrio velox DSM 12556 genomic region, the following are encoded:
- a CDS encoding DNA polymerase, with the protein MSCEEKFLLVDGHGLAFRAFYALPNLSAPDGTPVNAVVGFFNMLYKILDDQNPTRWAVFFDPPGPVARKEVFDKYKEGRRPTPEGFKVQLPIIKDVLGALGHRVYEREGEEADDVIAATARELSSHGEVIILSADKDLFQVIGPNVVVCRPVRGVSEFKVYDRDVFVQEYGFEPHLMVDYLALTGDSVDNIPGVKGIGDKGARELVAALGSIENIYHRIQDLPKAKRVRLEEGRDMAFLSKKLIVPGPSEPVPLEGLIPMEPDEARAKEIFERLALRQLASRLGLSEPGGNKVSSRKSGDDRGSTREVSLSVMKDFRRLGVFGAWGAGGLGFDVRMLSQDGATWTGRLSPSELLEVLRRKEVLTWDYKGLVAALGAVPEWSSVLDLRLCYYAFHPDRTGQFEERFIPEVMNSEENPYELMDVIFSDPRWPAARDMVFNVDHPLSMVLLDMEQEGIGVDLAGLKKLSVLLRERMKVIEDEVAKSAGTWVNLQSPKQVGWLLFEKLQLPALKRTKTGFSTDVGVLEELSRLPGHLGEVPSLLLEHRETSKLLTGFVNPFIELGSSGRIRSTFEQAGTGTGRLSSRDPNVQNLPQFGKWALEFRRALRPAGEGRVFLAADYSQIELRVLAHLSKEERLIDVFLQGADVHARTASWIYGIEQGSVSPEQRRFAKVVNFGLLYGMGVHGLAQRMGVPRSQAAEIIRRYFEALPGIKEYISRVVHEAKSRGYARTLMGRVRPLDEVATVEGRGAGAIDRVAINTPIQGSAADIARKAMVDLWEAVKGEDCKLVLQVHDSIVCSVKEKDADRFSKVIKDVMEGAVPLDVPLKVEVKIGRTMGDI; encoded by the coding sequence TTGTCCTGTGAAGAGAAGTTCCTCCTGGTCGATGGTCATGGGTTGGCCTTTAGGGCATTTTATGCCCTTCCGAACCTAAGTGCCCCGGACGGCACTCCGGTTAATGCCGTCGTTGGCTTCTTCAACATGCTTTACAAGATATTGGATGATCAAAATCCAACCCGTTGGGCTGTTTTCTTTGACCCCCCAGGGCCGGTAGCTCGTAAGGAGGTTTTTGATAAGTACAAAGAGGGAAGGCGTCCGACCCCCGAGGGGTTCAAAGTGCAGTTGCCTATCATTAAGGACGTGCTGGGTGCCTTGGGGCATCGGGTTTATGAGAGGGAAGGTGAAGAGGCCGATGACGTCATCGCGGCTACCGCAAGAGAGCTTTCCAGCCACGGCGAGGTGATCATCCTCTCTGCGGATAAGGACCTGTTCCAGGTCATAGGACCTAACGTGGTGGTGTGCAGGCCTGTGCGAGGAGTTTCGGAGTTTAAGGTGTATGACCGGGATGTTTTTGTCCAGGAGTATGGATTTGAGCCCCATCTCATGGTGGACTACCTCGCTCTTACTGGGGATTCGGTGGACAACATACCAGGTGTTAAGGGTATAGGGGATAAGGGGGCAAGAGAGTTAGTGGCAGCCCTTGGCTCCATAGAGAACATCTATCATAGGATCCAAGATCTGCCTAAGGCAAAGAGAGTGAGGTTAGAGGAAGGTAGGGATATGGCGTTTTTGAGCAAAAAGCTCATAGTGCCAGGTCCGTCGGAGCCAGTGCCCCTGGAGGGGCTTATCCCGATGGAACCGGACGAGGCAAGGGCAAAGGAGATATTTGAGCGCCTGGCGCTTAGGCAGCTGGCATCCAGGCTTGGGTTGAGCGAGCCAGGGGGGAACAAGGTATCTTCTCGGAAATCTGGAGATGATAGGGGGTCAACTAGAGAGGTGTCCCTTTCGGTCATGAAGGATTTTCGAAGACTTGGGGTATTTGGCGCATGGGGTGCCGGTGGATTAGGGTTTGACGTTAGGATGCTATCGCAGGATGGTGCCACATGGACCGGCAGGCTGTCCCCATCGGAGTTGCTGGAGGTTCTTAGACGGAAAGAGGTCCTTACCTGGGACTACAAGGGGCTTGTTGCCGCATTGGGAGCGGTGCCCGAATGGTCATCCGTGTTGGATCTTAGGCTTTGCTACTACGCATTTCACCCGGACCGTACTGGACAGTTTGAAGAACGGTTCATTCCCGAGGTGATGAACTCCGAAGAAAATCCATATGAGCTTATGGACGTCATTTTCTCGGATCCCCGTTGGCCTGCCGCCAGGGACATGGTTTTTAATGTAGATCATCCCCTGTCCATGGTATTGCTTGATATGGAGCAAGAAGGGATAGGGGTTGATCTAGCGGGATTAAAAAAACTTTCCGTTCTCCTGAGGGAACGGATGAAGGTTATAGAAGATGAGGTGGCTAAATCAGCCGGTACATGGGTGAACTTGCAGTCCCCAAAGCAGGTCGGATGGCTTTTGTTTGAGAAACTTCAGCTCCCGGCACTCAAGAGGACTAAAACGGGTTTTTCCACCGATGTTGGTGTCTTGGAGGAGCTCTCCAGGCTTCCTGGCCATCTGGGGGAAGTTCCTTCGTTGCTGCTGGAGCATCGGGAGACAAGCAAGCTTCTCACTGGGTTTGTCAATCCCTTCATCGAACTGGGTAGTTCCGGGAGAATAAGGTCGACATTTGAACAGGCTGGTACTGGGACTGGTCGGTTATCAAGCAGGGATCCCAACGTTCAGAACCTGCCTCAGTTTGGGAAGTGGGCTTTGGAGTTCAGGAGGGCTTTAAGACCCGCGGGGGAGGGGCGTGTGTTCCTTGCGGCGGACTACTCGCAGATAGAGCTAAGGGTGCTGGCTCACCTGTCAAAGGAAGAGCGACTGATCGATGTTTTTTTGCAGGGGGCCGATGTTCATGCCAGGACCGCTTCTTGGATATATGGGATAGAACAAGGTTCAGTGAGCCCTGAGCAAAGGCGTTTTGCAAAGGTGGTAAATTTTGGGCTGCTTTACGGCATGGGGGTTCATGGACTTGCTCAGAGGATGGGGGTGCCGAGATCGCAGGCCGCAGAGATCATCAGAAGATATTTCGAGGCCTTGCCTGGCATAAAGGAATATATATCAAGGGTTGTCCATGAGGCCAAATCAAGGGGCTACGCCAGGACCCTTATGGGAAGGGTAAGACCTTTGGATGAAGTGGCTACAGTCGAGGGACGGGGAGCAGGAGCTATAGACAGGGTAGCGATAAACACTCCTATACAGGGTTCCGCTGCGGACATAGCTAGAAAGGCCATGGTGGATTTATGGGAAGCGGTCAAGGGAGAGGA
- the gltX gene encoding glutamate--tRNA ligase, translated as MTGQEVRVRFAPSPTGALHIGGAHTALFNWLWAKRTGGKFILRIEDTDRERSTKEYEETILDGLRWLGLHWDEGPDIGGPFGPYRQSERSHLYEKYAKELMDKGLAYEEEGAILYRVPTGVRVEFEDAVYGLISVMSENASVNKDGSVKDIVIIKSDGSPTYNYAVVVDDHCMGINWVIRGEDHVINTPKQILLYRALGWEPPKFAHLPMILGKDKKKLSKRHGATSVFEYHSLGYVPEGVFNFLALLGWSPGDDKEVFNRHEAAKLFDISRVTKRAAVFDIDKLNHINQEHLKLMDPFELLNLVKPIWAEMGLNPSKLDDSYLCKAINLLTSRAKTTRELAEYTDYFIDFERVIDRYDGSDISEEQKNRISPFFEEMLNCNPWTGTAMETLARSWGESNGVSLKEIAMPLRFALSGRKVSPGVFDIAEILGPEECRKRLAHYGLVKPC; from the coding sequence ATGACCGGGCAAGAGGTCAGGGTAAGGTTTGCCCCCAGTCCCACCGGAGCCCTCCATATTGGAGGTGCTCATACGGCCCTTTTCAACTGGCTGTGGGCGAAGAGAACCGGGGGAAAGTTCATATTGAGGATAGAGGACACAGACAGGGAAAGGTCCACCAAGGAGTATGAGGAGACCATCCTGGACGGCCTCAGGTGGCTCGGACTTCACTGGGATGAGGGGCCAGACATCGGTGGCCCGTTTGGCCCCTACAGGCAGTCCGAAAGGTCCCACCTTTACGAAAAATACGCCAAGGAATTGATGGATAAAGGACTCGCCTACGAAGAGGAAGGGGCAATCCTCTATCGGGTCCCGACAGGGGTAAGGGTGGAGTTCGAGGATGCGGTATACGGATTAATATCCGTTATGAGCGAAAACGCATCGGTCAACAAGGACGGATCCGTCAAGGACATAGTTATCATCAAGAGCGATGGTAGCCCCACGTACAACTATGCGGTCGTCGTGGATGACCACTGCATGGGCATAAACTGGGTCATAAGAGGAGAGGACCACGTTATAAATACCCCTAAGCAGATCCTGCTTTACAGGGCACTTGGATGGGAACCGCCCAAGTTCGCGCATCTGCCAATGATACTTGGGAAGGACAAGAAGAAGCTTTCCAAGAGGCACGGGGCGACTAGCGTTTTCGAGTATCATAGCCTAGGCTATGTACCCGAAGGGGTCTTTAACTTCCTTGCCCTCCTTGGATGGTCCCCTGGGGATGACAAGGAGGTGTTTAACCGCCATGAGGCAGCAAAGCTCTTTGACATATCGAGGGTTACAAAAAGAGCTGCGGTATTCGACATAGACAAGCTGAACCACATAAACCAGGAACACCTGAAGCTCATGGATCCATTCGAACTGCTCAACTTGGTAAAGCCAATTTGGGCCGAAATGGGATTGAACCCCTCGAAGCTCGATGACTCTTACCTATGCAAAGCAATAAATCTCCTCACTTCCAGGGCTAAGACAACCAGAGAGCTCGCGGAGTACACTGATTACTTCATAGACTTCGAACGGGTGATAGATAGATACGACGGATCCGATATATCGGAGGAGCAGAAGAACCGGATATCGCCGTTCTTCGAGGAGATGCTCAATTGCAATCCTTGGACTGGTACGGCCATGGAGACATTGGCCAGGTCATGGGGAGAATCCAATGGCGTATCGCTAAAGGAGATAGCCATGCCCCTTCGGTTTGCCCTGTCAGGGCGCAAGGTAAGCCCCGGTGTCTTTGACATCGCTGAAATACTCGGTCCCGAGGAGTGTAGGAAAAGGCTGGCTCATTACGGGCTGGTAAAGCCATGTTAA
- a CDS encoding asparaginase, whose product MNTIKPRVRIILTGGTIGSDRKQGGSAPSKEASRFLSETLSSLFSDKGVIPDFSYPWGEGGIDSSDLSPSGWLRITRDVAEALSSGCSGVLILHGTDTMAYTAAWLSLCFAGCPIPIILTGSQFTRDYMPEDGSVNLKGAVQVMCSNVKGVWIYFNWKLIQGNRAHKARASHPDAFSAMGGFPVFFNPEWGLIGGADSPRGAMIWTPGEALNALMGIPENLADLVCSNIRWIFSAPGAGHSLDGDEKLIGIIGYGAGNAPQTLHSAIDSSYAHRSDKPVIVACSQAEGDMKNPLLYDNVGLGWLSQRGFRVFSQMDYPIEFVHALACYSLLLSHVGMDGEALMGRYLRKY is encoded by the coding sequence TTGAATACGATCAAGCCCAGGGTTAGGATTATATTGACGGGTGGCACCATAGGGAGCGATCGCAAACAAGGAGGGTCTGCCCCAAGCAAGGAGGCTTCGCGCTTTCTTTCAGAAACCCTCTCTTCTCTGTTCAGTGATAAGGGTGTTATCCCCGATTTCTCGTATCCATGGGGGGAAGGTGGCATAGACAGTTCGGACCTCTCCCCATCCGGCTGGCTTCGAATCACCAGGGATGTGGCGGAAGCTTTGAGTTCCGGATGTTCTGGGGTTCTCATCCTTCATGGGACGGACACCATGGCATATACTGCTGCTTGGTTGTCCCTGTGCTTCGCAGGGTGCCCAATTCCAATAATACTTACCGGTAGCCAGTTCACCAGGGACTACATGCCAGAGGATGGTTCGGTCAACCTCAAGGGCGCAGTTCAAGTAATGTGTTCAAACGTGAAGGGTGTATGGATCTACTTCAACTGGAAGCTTATCCAGGGCAACAGGGCACATAAAGCCAGGGCGAGCCACCCTGATGCCTTTAGCGCCATGGGGGGATTTCCGGTCTTTTTCAATCCCGAGTGGGGGCTTATAGGTGGGGCTGATTCGCCTCGAGGTGCTATGATCTGGACTCCGGGGGAAGCCCTGAACGCCCTCATGGGAATTCCAGAGAACCTGGCGGATTTGGTTTGCAGCAATATAAGATGGATTTTCTCGGCGCCTGGGGCGGGACATTCCTTAGACGGAGATGAGAAGCTTATCGGCATAATAGGTTATGGGGCTGGTAACGCCCCTCAAACCCTTCATTCCGCCATAGATAGTTCCTATGCCCACCGTAGTGATAAGCCCGTTATCGTGGCTTGCAGCCAGGCGGAGGGAGACATGAAGAACCCGTTGCTCTATGATAATGTGGGTTTGGGCTGGCTTTCACAAAGGGGGTTCCGGGTGTTCAGCCAGATGGATTATCCTATAGAATTCGTACATGCCTTGGCGTGCTATTCCCTTCTGTTGAGTCACGTTGGAATGGATGGAGAAGCTCTTATGGGGAGGTACCTAAGGAAATACTGA
- a CDS encoding lysylphosphatidylglycerol synthase transmembrane domain-containing protein, whose amino-acid sequence MTVRKGLSLFLIVAACVSIGTILATTDGETIELILKTDKTRLAIAFSLVPLIWIFDSLRFSSLIRASGNRIPLRLSLMLVWINYFGCAITPMQSGGGPFQIYILYKNGVPVGKGVAVTLVRTMLTLLVLGLAIPATMVMSPDILFGRSILRDLAIYVASALGLIWLVVTISLVRPVFVKRASAIFTLLLKRIGLVKPQRVLKIVRHVNAEVDIYNENMRAFWAQGKRYVLLGALFTFCQQLVQLSVLPCLIWAMGLPVEYVKSILIQALLLFALYFIPTPGGSGAAEGGGAAAFRLLVPGNLAGLLAVLWRVITEYTGVLLGTIMVIKLLGLNMADDLISRTEEEIDRAGSD is encoded by the coding sequence ATGACCGTAAGAAAGGGGCTATCTCTGTTCCTGATAGTGGCGGCGTGCGTTAGCATAGGGACCATACTGGCCACCACTGATGGGGAGACGATAGAGCTAATATTAAAGACTGACAAGACAAGGCTGGCCATCGCCTTTTCCCTGGTTCCGCTGATCTGGATCTTTGATTCCCTAAGGTTCTCATCTTTGATAAGGGCAAGCGGCAACCGAATACCACTAAGGCTATCACTCATGCTTGTGTGGATAAATTATTTCGGTTGCGCCATAACTCCCATGCAGAGTGGCGGCGGACCTTTCCAGATATATATCCTTTACAAAAATGGCGTCCCGGTTGGGAAGGGTGTAGCGGTTACACTGGTAAGAACGATGCTGACCCTATTGGTATTGGGACTAGCCATACCAGCAACCATGGTTATGTCGCCGGACATACTCTTTGGACGAAGCATATTAAGGGATCTAGCTATATACGTAGCCTCTGCTTTGGGACTAATATGGCTGGTCGTGACCATAAGCCTGGTAAGGCCTGTGTTTGTGAAGAGAGCGTCTGCAATATTTACGCTGTTGCTAAAGCGGATTGGGCTTGTAAAACCACAAAGGGTTCTCAAGATCGTTCGACATGTTAACGCAGAGGTAGATATATACAACGAAAACATGAGAGCCTTTTGGGCACAGGGCAAGAGATACGTACTTCTGGGCGCTTTATTCACCTTCTGCCAGCAGTTAGTTCAGCTATCGGTCTTACCGTGCCTCATATGGGCCATGGGGCTTCCAGTGGAATACGTCAAGTCCATCCTCATTCAAGCCCTTCTTCTTTTCGCCCTGTACTTCATCCCTACCCCTGGGGGCAGCGGCGCCGCTGAGGGAGGGGGTGCTGCTGCGTTCAGGCTGTTGGTACCTGGTAATCTTGCAGGGCTTCTGGCAGTGCTCTGGAGGGTCATAACCGAGTACACCGGGGTCCTGCTAGGTACCATAATGGTTATCAAGCTCCTTGGTCTTAACATGGCAGACGACCTGATATCCAGGACGGAAGAGGAGATAGATCGGGCAGGAAGCGATTAA
- a CDS encoding bifunctional 5,10-methylenetetrahydrofolate dehydrogenase/5,10-methenyltetrahydrofolate cyclohydrolase, translating to MSGKEPAEWVMNWVKDAISQLGGCTLASVSAQREGASEAYRRRQMTACSRVGASGIMIDVDPVDGEGAMLEAIRGLSEDPGVHGIIVQTPLPSGWDISRIFQSMDPAKDVEGVHPENLGKLFLGVGGHPLPCAAWASIGLLEWYGLGELKGKVCSVVGHSINVGRPIGAMLLQRDATVLQSHKYTPRDVFRDLLRSSDVVVSAAGVPGLIKEDMIAPGSWVVDVGTTPTEKGLVGDVDTSCVRVAGAVSPVPGGVGPLTVALLLANLVLLASKQKKRSLVVLDRVKRD from the coding sequence ATGAGCGGCAAGGAACCTGCAGAGTGGGTGATGAACTGGGTTAAGGATGCTATATCCCAACTTGGTGGTTGTACCCTTGCTTCCGTGTCGGCCCAACGGGAAGGGGCCTCCGAGGCTTACCGACGTCGACAGATGACAGCCTGCAGCAGGGTAGGGGCTAGCGGAATTATGATAGACGTGGACCCAGTGGATGGGGAGGGGGCTATGCTAGAGGCCATAAGGGGCCTTAGCGAGGATCCTGGGGTACACGGCATAATAGTACAAACACCTCTACCTTCCGGGTGGGACATATCCAGGATTTTCCAGTCCATGGATCCCGCTAAGGATGTTGAGGGGGTTCACCCAGAGAACTTGGGTAAGCTTTTTCTAGGGGTAGGAGGTCACCCCTTACCCTGTGCTGCATGGGCTTCGATTGGGTTGCTGGAGTGGTATGGCCTGGGGGAATTAAAGGGCAAGGTCTGTTCGGTGGTGGGGCATAGCATAAACGTTGGGCGTCCGATAGGTGCCATGCTGCTTCAGCGGGATGCCACGGTGCTTCAATCACATAAATACACTCCAAGGGATGTATTTAGGGATCTTTTAAGAAGCTCTGATGTGGTGGTGTCTGCCGCTGGAGTCCCTGGCCTTATAAAGGAGGACATGATAGCCCCTGGATCTTGGGTTGTCGATGTCGGTACCACCCCTACGGAAAAAGGACTTGTAGGAGACGTTGATACATCTTGTGTTCGAGTAGCTGGGGCTGTAAGCCCAGTACCTGGCGGTGTTGGCCCTTTGACTGTGGCTCTGCTGTTGGCTAATTTGGTCCTGTTGGCTAGCAAGCAAAAGAAGAGATCGTTGGTGGTGCTGGATCGTGTTAAACGGGATTAG
- the pyrE gene encoding orotate phosphoribosyltransferase translates to MAGLLTKDELGHFLAMLSDSGAHLRGHFLLSSGLHSSDYLQCALFLSNTSYASWAGEKLARAAEDLAPDLVVSPAMGGIVIGHETARQGGLPFVFTEREGGVMRLRRFPAPGKVRFIVVEDVFTTGKSTMEVVDVMCSIGAEWVGALSLVNRSGKEDLFPVPTMSLWETQFPVYAPESCPMCANGEKLLKPGSRFI, encoded by the coding sequence ATGGCCGGATTGTTGACGAAAGACGAATTGGGGCATTTCCTTGCCATGTTATCGGATAGCGGTGCTCATCTGAGGGGGCATTTTCTCCTATCATCCGGACTTCACAGCTCTGATTATCTTCAGTGTGCTCTCTTCCTGTCTAACACGTCTTATGCCTCCTGGGCAGGGGAGAAATTGGCTAGAGCGGCTGAGGACCTCGCACCTGATCTGGTTGTCTCCCCTGCCATGGGGGGAATAGTAATAGGCCATGAGACTGCCCGCCAAGGTGGACTGCCCTTCGTATTCACCGAGCGTGAGGGAGGCGTTATGAGGCTGCGGCGTTTCCCAGCTCCTGGGAAGGTACGGTTTATTGTGGTTGAGGACGTGTTTACAACTGGCAAGTCCACAATGGAAGTGGTGGATGTAATGTGTTCCATAGGGGCCGAATGGGTAGGGGCTTTGTCCTTGGTTAACCGATCTGGTAAAGAAGATCTTTTCCCGGTGCCTACCATGTCCCTTTGGGAGACCCAATTCCCAGTGTATGCCCCTGAATCATGCCCTATGTGTGCTAATGGGGAGAAACTTCTAAAGCCCGGAAGCCGCTTCATATGA
- the pyrF gene encoding orotidine-5'-phosphate decarboxylase: protein MAALKARDRLILALDVNSLEEAIGVLNVVGDSVHRVKIGPRLFALGGLAFVQEVIQRGYQVFLDLKLHDIPNTVASAVDVFASTGLWALTVHAAGGEEMMKRASETRGGVNILAVTVLTSLGEDQWDRVCPGCSMDEALSHRAGLAQQSGVQGVVCSPRDLKLVKQKAPNLFTVVPGIRMPGENRHDQARVMGPSQAIKEGADFLVIGRPILEAQDKRSRVEHIVETMEVY from the coding sequence ATGGCTGCACTGAAAGCTAGGGATAGGCTGATATTGGCTTTAGATGTGAACTCTTTGGAAGAGGCCATAGGGGTTCTCAACGTAGTAGGGGATTCGGTTCACCGTGTGAAGATAGGTCCGAGGCTTTTTGCCCTTGGGGGGCTTGCTTTCGTACAGGAGGTCATTCAGCGCGGTTACCAAGTATTCCTGGACCTAAAGCTTCACGACATACCTAACACTGTGGCTTCTGCGGTAGATGTCTTTGCGTCTACCGGTCTTTGGGCTTTGACCGTTCACGCCGCGGGAGGGGAGGAGATGATGAAAAGGGCTTCAGAAACTCGTGGAGGGGTCAACATCCTTGCGGTTACGGTTTTAACAAGCCTTGGGGAGGATCAGTGGGATAGGGTTTGCCCTGGTTGCTCTATGGATGAGGCCCTATCGCACAGGGCAGGGTTGGCTCAGCAATCGGGTGTGCAGGGGGTGGTGTGCAGCCCCAGAGATCTGAAGCTTGTAAAGCAAAAGGCCCCCAATCTGTTTACCGTGGTCCCAGGGATAAGGATGCCTGGTGAAAACCGTCATGATCAGGCCAGGGTAATGGGACCTTCTCAGGCGATCAAAGAGGGGGCGGATTTTTTGGTGATTGGACGCCCCATACTGGAAGCCCAGGACAAGAGATCTAGGGTGGAGCATATAGTTGAGACTATGGAGGTTTATTGA
- a CDS encoding dihydroorotate oxidase has protein sequence MTKSFNSPKCNVPSVSVGPLMLGSPLVVASGIIPMDADVWSSIEGCELICSKGITLYPRKGNRGNRLWETPSGLLNSIGLENPGLDVFMDCLPNLTETGKKVALNMAFSSTEEIKRMLDLIYKRGISSLISVLELNLSCPNADGEGSIWGEDPGRTFEAVSAARDAWDGIIWAKLTPQARDIETVALSAVEAGADGLVVANTWLGAAVDIKTGLPAFDRVFAGLSGPAVLPLTIRLLFKLYGKVPVPLIASGGVCSAEDALEAIMAGASAVEIGTCLFRDMGIPKKILEGIGRFLEDRSIGSLNELVGVAHRGGHGLNRGGRGF, from the coding sequence ATGACGAAATCCTTTAATTCACCAAAGTGCAACGTGCCTAGCGTAAGTGTTGGGCCCTTAATGCTTGGATCTCCCCTTGTAGTGGCATCGGGCATAATCCCCATGGATGCGGATGTCTGGAGTTCCATTGAGGGGTGTGAGCTGATCTGCAGCAAGGGGATCACGCTTTACCCTAGGAAGGGCAACAGGGGGAATAGGCTTTGGGAAACGCCGTCGGGCCTACTTAACAGCATAGGGCTTGAAAACCCAGGCCTAGATGTTTTCATGGATTGTCTGCCAAATCTTACTGAAACTGGCAAGAAGGTTGCCTTAAACATGGCCTTCTCCTCCACGGAAGAGATAAAGAGGATGTTAGATTTAATTTATAAAAGGGGGATAAGCTCCTTGATCTCAGTTTTGGAGCTGAACCTGTCATGCCCTAACGCAGATGGGGAGGGATCAATTTGGGGGGAGGATCCAGGGCGGACTTTTGAGGCTGTAAGTGCTGCCAGGGATGCCTGGGATGGGATTATATGGGCCAAGCTTACGCCCCAAGCGAGGGATATCGAAACGGTGGCCCTGTCTGCTGTGGAGGCTGGAGCTGACGGGTTGGTGGTGGCCAATACGTGGCTAGGAGCTGCGGTGGACATAAAGACGGGACTTCCTGCTTTTGATAGGGTCTTTGCAGGTCTTTCTGGGCCTGCGGTGTTGCCCCTTACGATTAGGTTGCTCTTTAAGCTTTACGGGAAGGTTCCGGTCCCCCTTATCGCTTCTGGCGGTGTATGTTCTGCGGAAGACGCCTTGGAGGCAATTATGGCTGGTGCCTCTGCGGTCGAAATTGGGACTTGCCTCTTCAGGGACATGGGAATTCCCAAGAAGATTTTGGAAGGCATAGGCCGGTTCCTTGAAGATAGGTCAATCGGCTCTTTGAATGAGCTTGTAGGGGTGGCCCACAGAGGAGGGCATGGGTTAAACCGTGGAGGCAGGGGATTTTAA
- a CDS encoding dihydroorotase, whose amino-acid sequence MSLLLKNAKVFDGNAIQEGLFHVVVEGDRVASISKDLPVDFRGEVEDLEGKLVSTGFVDIHCHLREPGFEWREDLRSGSMAACAGGFTSVVAMPNTNPPIDDAFLVEHMAMKGNLLEGASVLPSGCVSKGRKGEEMAELLKMAEAGAVMFTDDGAPVKSSSLLRLALIYLKGTGIRLMEHPEDTSLSLGGHVHEGRVSCLSGLKGIPSVSEELGVVRAIELARNTGGSIHLTHISTARSVEMIRRAKGEGVDVTCDVTPHHLTFSEDDVIASGYDAVFKVNPPLRSPEDREALWEGLMDGTVDAVATDHAPWHLDEKDLPFQEAAFGIASLECAAAAVLDGAVRRGVPTERVLAAMSIAPRKIINQGFHAFEVGTRADLTILDLDKVSKVSCSSWLSKCKFGPWDGVVLKGWPVMTLVGGKIAWRSQD is encoded by the coding sequence ATGAGCCTTTTGCTTAAAAACGCCAAGGTTTTTGACGGTAACGCCATACAGGAAGGGCTTTTTCATGTGGTTGTAGAGGGCGATAGGGTGGCGTCGATATCTAAGGATTTGCCTGTTGACTTCAGAGGAGAAGTGGAGGACCTGGAAGGCAAACTGGTGAGTACCGGTTTTGTGGACATTCACTGTCATCTCAGGGAACCGGGTTTCGAGTGGAGGGAGGATTTAAGGTCCGGTTCGATGGCGGCTTGTGCTGGAGGATTTACCTCTGTCGTGGCCATGCCGAATACGAATCCGCCGATTGACGATGCTTTCTTGGTTGAGCATATGGCAATGAAAGGCAATCTCCTGGAAGGTGCTAGCGTTCTGCCCTCCGGTTGTGTTAGCAAAGGCCGAAAGGGAGAGGAGATGGCGGAATTACTCAAAATGGCCGAGGCTGGGGCGGTGATGTTTACTGACGATGGAGCCCCTGTTAAAAGCTCCTCCTTGCTCAGACTGGCTTTAATATATCTTAAGGGAACTGGCATAAGGCTGATGGAACACCCAGAAGATACATCCCTTTCCTTGGGTGGACATGTGCACGAAGGTAGAGTGAGCTGTCTTAGTGGCCTTAAGGGCATCCCATCCGTATCAGAGGAGCTTGGGGTCGTGAGGGCTATAGAGCTTGCCAGAAATACTGGGGGGTCAATACATCTCACTCACATTAGCACCGCTAGGTCTGTGGAGATGATAAGAAGGGCCAAGGGAGAGGGGGTTGATGTGACCTGTGACGTAACTCCCCACCACTTGACTTTCTCTGAAGATGACGTGATAGCCTCGGGGTACGATGCGGTCTTCAAGGTCAACCCACCGCTCAGATCTCCGGAGGATAGGGAAGCCCTTTGGGAGGGCCTCATGGATGGTACAGTGGATGCCGTAGCTACCGATCACGCCCCTTGGCATCTTGATGAAAAGGATCTGCCCTTTCAGGAAGCCGCGTTTGGGATAGCTTCCCTGGAGTGCGCGGCGGCAGCTGTTTTGGATGGGGCTGTCCGTCGAGGAGTCCCAACGGAGAGGGTCCTTGCTGCCATGAGCATTGCACCGAGAAAGATAATCAATCAGGGCTTCCATGCCTTTGAGGTTGGGACAAGGGCTGACCTCACCATTTTAGACCTTGATAAGGTGAGCAAGGTCTCCTGTTCCTCCTGGTTGAGCAAGTGTAAGTTTGGTCCATGGGATGGGGTAGTCCTAAAGGGGTGGCCTGTAATGACCTTGGTGGGTGGAAAGATCGCCTGGAGGTCTCAGGATTAA